The Nostoc commune NIES-4072 genome includes a window with the following:
- a CDS encoding CHAT domain-containing protein, whose amino-acid sequence MTFLHLIPKLAPAFIIIVATISMPLNLLRANKVLAQTVNTQAPSYQQLQKTLIAQNPNEAALEVSERGRTRALVDLLVKRLSPTDDLSVSPSIIKIKQVAKQQNATLVEYSIITDELNLGGKRQTQELELYIWAVKPTGEIIFRSVDLKPLWQKQKTSLTNLITSSRQSIGVSRGNVKGLVIHKGKSRGDNRLTEKLQKLHQLLIQPIADVLPTKPDDKIIFIPQNSLFLVPFAALPDAKGKYLIQKHTISTAPSIQVLDLLYQRQQQIQGVAKEVLIVGNPTMPSIAPKPGEKPQKLSPLTGAEEEANEIARLFNTQALTGDVATETTVKQRMSQARIIHFATQGILEFEGMSIPGKLAFAPSSQDDGWLKSEEVMNLKLNAELVVLSSCDTALGKITGDGVIGLSRSFFSAGVPSVVGSLWSPADRETVLLMTKFYENLSKNPHKASALRQAMLATMKKYPNPRDWAAFTLIGVS is encoded by the coding sequence ATGACCTTTTTACACTTAATCCCTAAACTGGCTCCGGCTTTTATCATTATTGTGGCTACTATCTCAATGCCTTTAAATTTATTAAGGGCAAATAAGGTATTAGCGCAAACTGTAAATACCCAAGCGCCATCCTACCAGCAACTGCAAAAAACCCTTATTGCTCAAAATCCAAACGAAGCAGCGCTAGAAGTTTCTGAAAGAGGTCGTACCCGTGCATTGGTGGATTTATTGGTAAAGCGCTTATCGCCAACAGATGATTTATCTGTTTCTCCATCAATTATCAAAATTAAACAAGTTGCCAAACAACAAAACGCTACACTTGTTGAATATTCAATTATAACTGATGAGTTGAACCTTGGAGGTAAACGCCAAACTCAAGAATTAGAACTGTATATTTGGGCAGTCAAACCTACAGGTGAAATCATTTTTCGTAGCGTTGATCTGAAACCTCTGTGGCAGAAACAAAAAACATCTTTAACTAATTTAATAACCAGTAGTCGTCAGTCGATTGGTGTCAGCCGGGGAAATGTTAAAGGCTTAGTTATACATAAGGGAAAATCTAGAGGAGATAATCGCTTAACAGAAAAATTGCAAAAATTACATCAACTATTAATTCAACCCATTGCAGACGTTTTACCAACTAAACCGGATGATAAAATTATTTTCATTCCTCAAAATTCGCTGTTTCTTGTTCCCTTCGCGGCGTTACCAGATGCAAAGGGTAAATACTTAATTCAAAAACATACCATTTCCACCGCTCCCTCGATTCAGGTGCTGGATTTACTTTATCAACGACAGCAGCAAATTCAAGGTGTAGCTAAGGAGGTGCTTATAGTCGGTAATCCCACCATGCCCAGCATAGCGCCGAAGCCTGGAGAAAAGCCGCAGAAACTAAGTCCGCTAACGGGTGCAGAAGAGGAAGCAAACGAAATTGCTCGTCTTTTCAATACCCAAGCACTTACAGGTGATGTAGCAACCGAAACTACAGTTAAACAGCGAATGTCCCAAGCTAGAATTATTCACTTTGCAACACAAGGTATTCTTGAGTTTGAGGGAATGAGTATCCCTGGTAAACTAGCTTTTGCACCGTCGAGTCAAGATGATGGTTGGTTGAAATCTGAAGAAGTTATGAATTTGAAGCTGAATGCAGAGTTAGTTGTTTTAAGTAGTTGTGATACAGCTTTAGGCAAAATTACTGGAGATGGAGTTATTGGGTTATCTCGCTCTTTCTTTAGCGCAGGTGTGCCTAGTGTCGTTGGTTCTTTGTGGAGTCCGGCGGACAGAGAAACTGTGTTGCTAATGACTAAGTTTTATGAAAATCTAAGTAAAAACCCGCATAAAGCTTCTGCCCTGCGTCAAGCGATGTTAGCAACGATGAAAAAGTATCCAAATCCTAGAGATTGGGCGGCTTTTACTCTGATTGGCGTGTCCTAA
- a CDS encoding CHAT domain-containing protein, with product MKTIHYRRISLTVFTTLTLIISFIPANFLLVFQSPSVSAQTANSEALSLVKLGDYYKELNNIPRAIEFYQQGLAIAKANKDQSTAVSILKALSEVYLSQEDYAAAIDVSRQGLALAGEILDSSAEMKFLDYLSRAYYLIADYEQAIKYSQQHLASARTATFSGQFIQNHLTVTRRGKSVSDEAQALMTLGNIYYQKSEYDKAIDYYQQFLSIARSQKQRQGEGQVLGNIGLVYASKGEAAKAIDYFEKDLAIQREFRDRLGESQTLGYLASAYSRLKNYSKAVEYYQQSLLIAREVKYTRGEAINLYNLGLTLALFGKLPEAEKSLRDAIDVHESLRKKLGNNDAYKVSIFEQEAKIYQGLQQVLIGQEKNNEALEVSEWGRARAFVDLLARRLSTNGKGVTTSEPVVDKPTLPLLQKIAKQQNATLVQYSVIGDDKSKLYIWVIKPTGEVTFRESDLESLLQKENTTLAKLVTTSRQSIGVRGGIIASENLNQLKRLHELLIKPIADLLSSNENNRVIFIPQSSLFLVPFPALQDEQGKYLIEKHTILTAPSIQVLDLTRRQRGAETTTSLENALIVGNPIMPKVVLEPGQSPEQLKDLPWAKKEAQDIASLLKTDAITGKQATKAAIVKKMPSARIIHLATHGLLDDNRGLGSAIALAPSGNDNGLLTAEEILNLKLNADLVVLSACDTGRGRITGDGVIGLSRSLISAGVPSVIVSLWAVDDNSTSFLMTEFYKNLQQKLDKATALRKAMLTTMQKYPEPKYWAAFTLIGEY from the coding sequence ATGAAAACTATACATTATCGCCGAATTAGCTTAACCGTATTTACCACTCTTACCTTAATTATTTCATTTATACCCGCCAATTTTCTACTAGTATTTCAATCCCCGTCAGTATCGGCTCAAACTGCAAATAGTGAGGCACTATCTTTAGTAAAGCTTGGTGATTATTATAAGGAACTCAATAACATACCACGAGCAATAGAATTTTATCAGCAGGGTTTAGCGATCGCAAAGGCTAATAAAGACCAATCAACAGCAGTGTCTATTTTAAAAGCCCTGAGCGAGGTTTACCTCAGTCAGGAAGATTATGCTGCTGCAATTGATGTTTCTCGGCAAGGTTTAGCACTCGCTGGAGAAATTCTAGACAGTTCGGCAGAAATGAAATTTCTCGACTATCTGAGTCGAGCTTACTATTTAATAGCTGATTATGAACAAGCAATTAAATACAGTCAGCAACATTTAGCTAGCGCACGAACAGCTACATTTAGTGGTCAATTTATTCAGAATCATTTAACGGTCACACGAAGAGGTAAAAGCGTTAGTGATGAAGCTCAGGCACTCATGACTCTTGGTAACATTTACTATCAAAAATCTGAATACGATAAAGCAATTGATTACTATCAGCAATTCTTGTCCATTGCTCGCTCCCAAAAACAACGGCAAGGAGAGGGGCAAGTACTGGGAAATATAGGACTAGTTTACGCCTCGAAAGGCGAGGCTGCTAAAGCGATTGACTATTTTGAAAAGGATTTGGCAATTCAGCGAGAATTTCGCGATCGCCTCGGTGAAAGTCAAACATTAGGATATTTAGCCAGTGCTTATAGTCGGCTTAAAAACTATAGTAAAGCTGTTGAATATTATCAGCAAAGTCTACTAATTGCGCGAGAAGTTAAATATACCAGAGGAGAAGCAATAAACCTGTACAATTTAGGCTTGACCCTTGCTCTATTTGGTAAACTCCCAGAAGCAGAGAAAAGCTTACGGGATGCGATTGATGTTCATGAATCTCTACGGAAAAAATTAGGTAATAATGATGCCTATAAGGTGTCAATTTTTGAGCAGGAAGCAAAAATTTACCAAGGACTGCAACAAGTGCTAATCGGGCAGGAAAAAAATAACGAAGCTTTGGAAGTTTCTGAGTGGGGACGCGCTAGGGCATTTGTGGATTTATTAGCTAGACGCTTGTCTACCAATGGTAAAGGTGTTACCACAAGCGAACCTGTTGTTGATAAACCGACATTACCGTTGTTACAGAAAATCGCCAAACAGCAAAACGCAACCTTAGTTCAATACTCAGTTATTGGTGACGACAAATCAAAACTCTACATTTGGGTAATTAAGCCGACAGGTGAAGTTACTTTCCGCGAATCTGACCTCGAATCCCTCTTGCAAAAAGAAAATACAACTTTAGCAAAACTCGTTACTACCAGCCGCCAATCTATCGGTGTCAGGGGTGGTATTATAGCCAGTGAAAATCTTAACCAATTAAAGCGGCTGCATGAATTGTTAATCAAGCCCATTGCAGACCTTTTATCCAGCAATGAGAATAACCGTGTTATCTTCATTCCCCAAAGTTCCCTATTCCTCGTTCCCTTCCCAGCGCTGCAAGATGAACAAGGCAAATACCTAATTGAAAAACACACCATCCTCACCGCGCCATCAATTCAGGTTTTAGATTTAACCCGTAGACAACGAGGCGCAGAAACTACAACTTCTCTAGAGAATGCCTTGATTGTTGGTAATCCTATCATGCCGAAAGTGGTGTTGGAACCTGGACAATCCCCTGAACAATTAAAAGATTTACCGTGGGCAAAAAAGGAAGCTCAAGACATTGCTTCACTGCTAAAAACTGATGCAATTACAGGTAAGCAAGCCACCAAAGCAGCAATAGTCAAAAAAATGCCTTCTGCGCGAATCATTCATCTAGCAACGCATGGATTACTTGATGATAACCGAGGATTGGGAAGTGCGATCGCTCTTGCACCCTCCGGTAATGATAACGGTTTACTCACCGCCGAAGAAATCCTGAATCTCAAGCTCAATGCAGATTTAGTTGTCCTCAGCGCTTGCGACACCGGACGCGGACGCATTACTGGTGATGGTGTCATCGGCTTATCTCGCTCTTTAATTAGCGCAGGTGTCCCCAGTGTCATTGTCTCCTTGTGGGCAGTTGATGATAATTCCACATCTTTTCTGATGACGGAGTTTTATAAAAATCTGCAACAAAAGCTTGACAAAGCTACGGCATTAAGAAAAGCCATGCTGACAACAATGCAAAAATATCCCGAACCAAAATATTGGGCTGCATTTACCTTAATCGGCGAGTACTAG